A stretch of DNA from Dehalobacterium formicoaceticum:
TCTTTCCAATCCAAAGGCTCTACAACCAGCTTGTTAAAATTCCTGCATATGTCGTCTGTCAAAAAATAGGTTCCCGGCACTTTTTTAAGCATTTCCCGGTAGATGTCTTCACCGACATACATCGCATAACATAATTCGCCTGGAACCCTGATTGCCCCATGTTGATTAACTATTTCATCAATTCTGTAAGCACATTTGCCGTAAACAACAATTATTCCACTGTATATGCCTTTAAAGGAAGCGAGCAGTCCATTAATAGCAGCTGACAACTTGTCTGGATAAAGGTGCATAATCGCAGGCAGGTAAATAATGTCCGGCCGCTCATCTTCGTGCAATGCTT
This window harbors:
- a CDS encoding DUF1638 domain-containing protein, whose product is MSNVIVACGTLKIPLEKAIEALHEDERPDIIYLPAIMHLYPDKLSAAINGLLASFKGIYSGIIVVYGKCAYRIDEIVNQHGAIRVPGELCYAMYVGEDIYREMLKKVPGTYFLTDDICRNFNKLVVEPLDWKERPRIKEMMLRNYQRVVYLDVMEDNSLDKKAREIADFLNLPLEIQRIGSKNFETLIRQTLKEIKQFPKSMEESNV